A window from Scleropages formosus chromosome 17, fSclFor1.1, whole genome shotgun sequence encodes these proteins:
- the hsd17b3 gene encoding 17-beta-hydroxysteroid dehydrogenase type 3, with the protein MAFAELLFVSVGAAVVLFYGSKLLSLVKMAFARMWSPLPNSFFTSLGQWAVISGGSDGIGKAYAVELAKHGMDIVLMSRTLWKLEKAAQEIGALTGQRVKIITADFTKDDIYEHIMESLRGLEVGVLVNNVGMLPSAKACLFLEQEDLAQKITDLINCNVKSLTEMCRVVLPGMEKRKRGLILNISSGVAYVPWPMYSIYGASKVFAERFSRGLQAEYKAKGIIIQTVTPFGVSTAMSGYQEPNLVTFTAEEFVRTSLNYVMTGDHTYGSISHWILGSIIGNIPKKIFHSDVMQEKMEAYINRRVRTQAHKNDI; encoded by the exons ATGGCGTTTGCGGAGTTGCTCTTCGTGTCTGTCGGGGCAGCGGTCGTCTTGTTTTATGGGTCTAAACTCCTGAGCCTGGTGAAGATGGCTTTCGCCAGGATGTGGTCCCCACTACCTAACTCTTTCTTCACCTCCTTGGGTCAGTGGGCGG TGATATCTGGGGGATCTGATGGCATCGGGAAAGCATATGCAGTTGAG CTGGCAAAGCATGGAATGGACATAGTACTCATGAGCAGAACTCTGTGGAAGCTGGAAAAAGCCGCGCAGGAAATAG GGGCTCTGACTGGGCAACGGGTGAAAATCATCACAGCCGACTTCACTAAGGATGACATTTATGAGCACATAATGGAGAGCCTGAGGGGCTTAGAAGTTGGTGTTCTAG TGAACAATGTGGGGATGCTCCCTAGTGCAAAAGCTTGCCTGTTCCTTGAGCAAGAAGACTTGGCCCAG AAAATCACAGATTTGATCAACTGTAATGTAAAGAGTTTAACAGAG ATGTGCAGGGTAGTCTTACCAGGGatggaaaaaag GAAGAGAGGATTAATTCTCAACATTTCATCTGGTGTGGCTTATGTTCCTTGGCCGATGTACTCTATATACGGAGCGTCAAAG GTTTTCGCAGAGAGATTTTCTCGTGGTCTCCAAGCTGAGTACAAAGCAAAAGGAATCATAATCCAG ACGGTGACCCCCTTTGGAGTCTCCACGGCAATGAGTGGTTACCAAGAGCCCAACTTAGTCACATTTACGGCAGAGGAGTTTGTGAGGACGTCTCTGAATTACGTGATGACAGGAGACCACACGTATGGCAGCATCTCTCACTGGATCCTG GGTTCTATCATTGGAAACATCCCAAAGAAAATCTTCCATAGTGATGTCATGCAAGAAAAAATGGAGGCTTATATTAACAGAAGAGTCAGAACTCAGGctcataaaaatgacatttaa